One window of Curtobacterium sp. 458 genomic DNA carries:
- a CDS encoding ABC transporter ATP-binding protein, with protein MSGAPTHAADGREARGGAATRLQSEGPDAGDVLLDVRDLSVVYESTGQEAVQAVDHVSFSLRKGEFVGLVGESGSGKSTLGYALTRLQKPPARTNGGNIFFAGSDIRDLDDEALRQQRQGGFAMVLQSGMNALNPVRTIRNHFIDVFKAHGHVPRERWDARMRELIDKVKLPATMLARYPGELSGGMRQRVSIALALSLEPRLMVFDEPTTALDVLVQHAVMDTIIELQRSEGFTAILISHDLGIVLEATERVLVMHEGRIVEDGGSTEILRDPQDEYTKMLLSHYADPRAEVVSLPGFPDRSQRDPSATRQETTSSFSTVGSRERSAARNPIVVDHLVKTYPAPRRGEQPVQAVRDVSFTLEPGQSLALVGQSGSGKSTIAKMLTGVEKPTTGTVRFGDTDVAKLGRRGLKDLRSEVQMVFQDPYAALNPLHTVEYILSRPIANYTGLRGRDARRRMLELLETVGLTPVEQFAQKLPHQLSGGQRQRVVIARALASDPQVIIADEPVSMLDVTLRAGVLALLEDLREQWGVSLLYITHDLLSARLITDDIMVLHDGAVVERGRTAAVLQDPQDPYTVALLDAVPNPRRALLA; from the coding sequence ATGAGCGGCGCACCCACGCACGCAGCAGACGGCCGGGAGGCCCGTGGCGGCGCCGCCACGCGCCTCCAGTCCGAAGGTCCCGACGCTGGTGACGTCCTGCTGGACGTCCGCGATCTGTCGGTCGTCTACGAGTCCACCGGCCAGGAGGCCGTCCAGGCCGTCGACCACGTGTCGTTCTCCCTGCGGAAGGGCGAGTTCGTCGGCCTCGTGGGGGAGTCCGGCTCCGGCAAGTCGACCCTCGGGTACGCGCTGACGCGGCTGCAAAAGCCTCCAGCGCGCACCAACGGCGGCAACATCTTCTTCGCCGGGTCGGACATCCGCGACCTCGACGACGAAGCGCTCCGCCAGCAGCGGCAGGGCGGGTTCGCGATGGTGCTGCAGTCGGGCATGAACGCGCTCAACCCGGTGCGGACGATCCGCAACCACTTCATCGACGTGTTCAAGGCGCACGGGCACGTGCCGCGCGAGCGGTGGGACGCCCGGATGCGGGAGCTCATCGACAAGGTGAAGCTCCCCGCCACGATGCTCGCCCGCTACCCCGGGGAGCTCTCCGGCGGCATGCGGCAGCGCGTGTCGATCGCCCTCGCGCTGTCGCTCGAACCGCGGCTCATGGTGTTCGACGAGCCGACCACGGCGCTCGACGTCCTCGTCCAGCACGCCGTGATGGACACGATCATCGAGCTGCAGCGGTCCGAGGGGTTCACAGCGATCCTCATCAGCCACGACCTCGGCATCGTCCTCGAGGCCACCGAGCGTGTGCTCGTCATGCACGAGGGCCGCATCGTCGAGGACGGCGGTTCGACGGAGATCCTGCGCGACCCGCAGGACGAGTACACGAAGATGCTGCTGTCGCACTACGCCGACCCGCGTGCCGAGGTCGTCTCGCTCCCGGGGTTCCCGGACCGGTCGCAGCGCGATCCCTCGGCCACCCGCCAGGAGACGACGTCGTCGTTCAGCACGGTCGGCTCCCGCGAGCGCAGCGCCGCGCGCAACCCGATCGTCGTCGACCACCTCGTCAAGACGTACCCGGCGCCCCGCCGTGGCGAGCAGCCCGTCCAGGCCGTTCGCGACGTCTCGTTCACGCTCGAGCCCGGGCAGTCGCTCGCCCTCGTCGGCCAGTCCGGCTCCGGCAAGTCCACGATCGCGAAGATGCTGACCGGCGTCGAGAAGCCGACCACGGGCACCGTCCGGTTCGGCGACACGGACGTCGCGAAGCTCGGGCGACGCGGGCTGAAGGACCTCCGCTCCGAGGTGCAGATGGTGTTCCAGGACCCGTACGCGGCGCTCAACCCGCTGCACACGGTGGAGTACATCCTGTCCCGGCCGATCGCGAACTACACCGGACTCCGCGGCCGTGACGCGAGGCGACGGATGCTCGAGCTGCTCGAGACCGTGGGACTGACGCCCGTCGAGCAGTTCGCGCAGAAGCTCCCGCACCAGCTCTCCGGCGGGCAGCGCCAGCGTGTCGTCATCGCCCGGGCACTGGCGTCCGACCCGCAGGTCATCATCGCCGACGAGCCCGTCTCGATGCTCGACGTCACGCTCCGTGCCGGGGTGCTCGCGCTCCTCGAGGACCTGCGCGAGCAGTGGGGCGTCTCGCTCCTCTACATCACGCACGACCTGCTGAGCGCGCGGCTCATCACGGACGACATCATGGTGCTGCACGACGGTGCCGTGGTCGAACGGGGCCGCACGGCCGCGGTGCTGCAGGACCCGCAGGACCCGTACACGGTGGCGCTGCTCGACGCGGTGCCGAACCCTCGAAGGGCACTGCTGGCATGA
- a CDS encoding ABC transporter permease: MTQTKAPDTTVAVRTQHEPAAPSKWLAAARQFGVVWSNTKARIGIIILAVFVVVAIAAPLLAPYGASQNGFARSADATWAHWMGTTAAGEDVLSQLIYGARVSVLVGAVAGFLSTLVAVAIGLSWGYIRGWVAEVIGFIVNLFLVIPGLPLMIVIAAYLQNGGIAVIIAVIVVTGWAWGARVLRSQTQSLRSRDFVTAAQFSGDGATRIVFREILPNMTSLIVGSFFGAATSAILAEAGLEFLGLGDSSIVSWGTILYWAQNSNALLTGQWILLFAPGLCIALLAMSLTLINFGVDAVSNPRLREGARRKRKEATA, translated from the coding sequence ATGACCCAGACCAAAGCACCGGACACCACGGTCGCAGTACGCACGCAGCACGAACCAGCAGCCCCGTCCAAGTGGCTCGCCGCCGCCCGCCAGTTCGGCGTCGTGTGGAGCAACACCAAGGCCCGCATCGGCATCATCATCCTCGCCGTGTTCGTCGTCGTGGCCATCGCCGCCCCGCTCCTCGCCCCCTACGGCGCGAGCCAGAACGGCTTCGCCCGCAGCGCCGACGCCACCTGGGCACACTGGATGGGCACCACCGCCGCCGGCGAGGACGTCCTCTCCCAGCTCATCTACGGCGCCCGGGTCTCCGTGCTCGTCGGTGCGGTCGCGGGCTTCCTCTCCACGCTCGTGGCCGTCGCCATCGGACTGAGCTGGGGTTACATCCGCGGCTGGGTCGCCGAGGTCATCGGGTTCATCGTGAACCTCTTCCTCGTCATCCCCGGCCTGCCGCTCATGATCGTCATCGCCGCGTACCTGCAGAACGGCGGCATCGCGGTGATCATCGCCGTGATCGTGGTCACCGGCTGGGCCTGGGGCGCTCGGGTCCTCCGGAGCCAGACGCAGTCGCTCCGCAGCCGTGACTTCGTGACGGCCGCGCAGTTCTCCGGCGACGGCGCCACCCGCATCGTGTTCCGCGAGATCCTCCCGAACATGACGAGCCTCATCGTCGGCTCGTTCTTCGGTGCGGCGACGAGCGCGATCCTCGCCGAGGCGGGCCTCGAGTTCCTCGGGCTCGGTGACTCGTCGATCGTCAGCTGGGGCACGATCCTCTACTGGGCGCAGAACTCGAACGCGCTGCTCACCGGTCAGTGGATCCTGCTGTTCGCCCCCGGTCTCTGCATCGCCCTCCTGGCGATGAGCCTGACCCTGATCAACTTCGGCGTCGACGCCGTGTCCAACCCGCGGCTGCGCGAAGGCGCGCGCCGCAAGCGCAAGGAGGCCACCGCATGA
- a CDS encoding ABC transporter permease yields the protein MKYLLQKLVLFVLTLWAAVTLNFVLPRLMPGSPTDAALAKLSQNGPVTDATKKAIEAQLGVPSGNLWDQYVSYLHQVVTLDFGTSYTFYPQPVGDLVAQALPYTLVLVGLVTIIAFVLGTLIGVGAAWKRGTWLDSLPTLSGSFMSTFPYFWTALLLLFFLGYVLHWFPTTGAYSATTTPGFSGQFIGDALQHAMLPAITILVTSLGGWIIGMRNAMINTLGDDYVTFAEANGLRGRTVAVRYAARNAILPNLTGFGLALGGVVGGSVLVEQVFGYPGIGYLLFNAVIGQDYPLMQALFLMITVSVLIANFIVDVLYGVLDPRTRR from the coding sequence GTGAAGTACCTCCTCCAGAAACTCGTCCTGTTCGTCCTGACCCTCTGGGCCGCGGTCACGCTGAACTTCGTGCTCCCTCGGCTCATGCCGGGCAGCCCGACCGACGCCGCACTCGCGAAGCTCAGCCAGAACGGCCCCGTCACCGACGCCACGAAGAAGGCGATCGAGGCGCAGCTCGGCGTCCCGAGCGGCAACCTCTGGGACCAGTACGTCAGCTACCTGCACCAGGTCGTCACCCTCGACTTCGGCACGAGCTACACGTTCTACCCCCAGCCCGTCGGCGACCTCGTGGCGCAGGCGCTGCCGTACACGCTGGTGCTCGTCGGGCTCGTCACGATCATCGCGTTCGTGCTCGGCACCCTCATCGGCGTCGGGGCGGCGTGGAAGCGCGGCACCTGGCTCGACTCCCTGCCGACCCTGTCCGGCAGCTTCATGTCGACGTTCCCGTACTTCTGGACCGCGCTCCTGCTGCTGTTCTTCCTCGGCTACGTCCTGCACTGGTTCCCGACGACCGGGGCCTACTCGGCCACGACCACGCCGGGCTTCAGCGGACAGTTCATCGGGGACGCCCTGCAGCACGCGATGCTCCCGGCGATCACGATCCTCGTGACGAGCCTCGGCGGCTGGATCATCGGCATGCGCAACGCGATGATCAACACGCTCGGCGACGACTACGTCACCTTCGCCGAGGCCAACGGGCTCCGCGGCCGAACGGTCGCCGTCCGGTACGCAGCCCGGAACGCGATCCTGCCGAACCTCACCGGCTTCGGCCTCGCGCTCGGCGGTGTCGTCGGCGGGTCCGTGCTCGTGGAGCAGGTGTTCGGGTACCCGGGCATCGGCTACCTGCTGTTCAACGCCGTGATCGGGCAGGACTACCCGCTCATGCAGGCCCTCTTCCTGATGATCACCGTGTCGGTGCTCATCGCCAACTTCATCGTGGACGTCCTCTACGGCGTCCTGGACCCGAGGACGCGCCGATGA
- a CDS encoding ABC transporter substrate-binding protein, producing the protein MREPAGPQTAAPRAARGTRATGPARPRRRGRLLAALAGIAVVALAASGCSIQVRSQPDPSIGKDTMLINADHGNPLFDRNFNPYISNARTASKWMYEPLIEVNPLDGKGTPWLASSWTQPDARTIDMTIRQGVEWSNGDPFSAKDVVFTFDLLKKFPAMDIKGAWQHIDRIEQDGDHVVFHLKSDDVPSLNIIGATYILGEQHWGKVKDPTTWRDPNPVGTGPFVLGNYTDQQYSMDKNPRYWQADKIAIKHLILPATNTQLDTVTRGYDWAYSFISDVKGTWGAASKTNTWWFPAGGVIGLVPNLTKAPYNDVNVRKGISYALDRQDIAETATEGNLTAAGQTGLILPNQEQYLDPSIPDKGMITQDTKRSLQEFAKSGWTQQGGKLVKDGKQLTITIMTANGYSDWLRAAQQVQRDLTAIGIKVSLQAPQPAGYQANLNNGKFDMAMGGMGNGDVYQAFNSLLSSDFYQPVGKSTVNNFERYRNADTQALLDEYKATTDESRQRAILHQLQNIVYDDVPVIGMYYGGLWGLFNTNKFVGWPSAEDPYMAPQNYDSAPLLIFSKLRLRDSAAGRQILEEQEEAK; encoded by the coding sequence ATGCGCGAACCAGCAGGCCCACAGACGGCCGCTCCGCGCGCAGCCCGCGGCACCCGTGCCACCGGCCCCGCCCGTCCCCGCCGGCGCGGCCGTCTCCTCGCCGCCCTGGCCGGCATCGCCGTCGTGGCCCTCGCGGCGAGCGGCTGCAGCATCCAGGTCCGCTCCCAGCCGGACCCGAGCATCGGCAAGGACACGATGCTCATCAACGCCGACCACGGCAACCCGCTGTTCGACCGCAACTTCAACCCGTACATCTCGAACGCCCGCACCGCGAGCAAGTGGATGTACGAGCCGCTGATCGAGGTCAACCCGCTCGACGGCAAGGGCACGCCCTGGCTCGCGAGCAGCTGGACCCAGCCGGACGCGCGCACGATCGACATGACCATCCGGCAGGGCGTCGAGTGGTCGAACGGCGATCCCTTCAGCGCGAAGGACGTCGTCTTCACGTTCGACCTGCTCAAGAAGTTCCCCGCGATGGACATCAAGGGCGCCTGGCAGCACATCGACCGCATCGAGCAGGACGGCGACCACGTCGTCTTCCACCTCAAGAGCGACGACGTGCCGAGCCTCAACATCATCGGCGCGACGTACATCCTCGGCGAGCAGCACTGGGGGAAGGTCAAGGACCCGACCACGTGGCGCGACCCGAACCCCGTCGGCACCGGGCCGTTCGTGCTCGGCAACTACACCGACCAGCAGTACTCGATGGACAAGAACCCCCGGTACTGGCAGGCCGACAAGATCGCCATCAAGCACCTCATCCTCCCAGCCACGAACACCCAGCTCGACACCGTCACGCGTGGCTACGACTGGGCGTACTCGTTCATCTCGGACGTCAAGGGCACGTGGGGTGCTGCGTCGAAGACCAACACGTGGTGGTTCCCGGCCGGCGGTGTCATCGGCCTCGTGCCGAACCTCACGAAGGCGCCGTACAACGACGTCAACGTCCGCAAGGGCATCTCGTACGCGCTCGACCGGCAGGACATCGCCGAGACCGCGACCGAGGGCAACCTGACGGCCGCCGGTCAGACGGGCCTGATCCTGCCGAACCAGGAGCAGTACCTCGACCCGTCCATCCCGGACAAGGGGATGATCACGCAGGACACGAAGCGGTCGCTGCAGGAGTTCGCGAAGTCCGGCTGGACGCAGCAGGGCGGCAAGCTCGTGAAGGACGGCAAGCAGCTGACCATCACGATCATGACCGCGAACGGCTACTCCGACTGGCTCCGCGCGGCCCAGCAGGTGCAGCGCGACCTCACCGCGATCGGCATCAAGGTGTCCCTCCAGGCGCCGCAGCCCGCCGGCTACCAGGCCAACCTCAACAACGGAAAGTTCGACATGGCCATGGGCGGGATGGGCAACGGTGACGTCTACCAGGCCTTCAACTCGCTGCTGTCGAGCGACTTCTACCAGCCCGTCGGCAAGTCGACGGTGAACAACTTCGAGCGGTACCGGAACGCCGACACCCAGGCGCTCCTCGACGAGTACAAGGCGACGACGGACGAGTCCCGGCAGCGGGCCATCCTGCACCAGCTGCAGAACATCGTCTACGACGACGTCCCGGTCATCGGCATGTACTACGGCGGCCTCTGGGGTCTGTTCAACACGAACAAGTTCGTCGGGTGGCCGAGCGCGGAGGACCCGTACATGGCACCGCAGAACTACGACTCCGCACCGCTGCTGATCTTCTCGAAACTGCGGCTCCGCGACAGTGCCGCAGGCCGCCAGATCCTCGAGGAACAGGAGGAAGCGAAGTGA
- a CDS encoding alpha/beta hydrolase, which translates to MTTLHDFPTVPAFGHLPTPDGVDVVGIDLPVGRLTAYRVVPTGRSKGVVLIVPGYTGSKEDWRTFMPLLGDAGWTAVAITRRGQADSARAASPSGYTLQEEAADVVRVARLLDDGAPVHLIGHSLGGVIVREAAIASPDSFRDVVQFCSGPYGWPYRKVTELTILHDTGGNLRQLFDSTNPLWAYRPDEELPDDPRFVRDRFDAHDPASVVAGGHILEDHTDASAELRATGLPVLVTHGEWDGAWPIPWQRQMAEDTGAAYEVIPESYHGPQVENPAATLAVFDRFLSTH; encoded by the coding sequence ATGACCACGCTCCACGACTTCCCGACCGTCCCCGCGTTCGGGCACCTCCCCACCCCGGACGGCGTCGACGTCGTCGGCATCGACCTCCCCGTCGGGCGGCTCACCGCCTACCGCGTCGTGCCGACCGGGCGATCGAAGGGTGTCGTGTTGATCGTCCCCGGGTACACGGGGTCGAAGGAGGACTGGCGGACGTTCATGCCGCTCCTGGGTGACGCCGGCTGGACCGCGGTCGCGATCACCCGACGTGGGCAGGCCGACTCGGCGCGGGCGGCGTCGCCGTCCGGGTACACGCTGCAGGAGGAAGCCGCCGACGTCGTCCGGGTCGCTCGGCTGCTCGACGACGGCGCTCCCGTGCACCTCATCGGACACTCGCTCGGCGGTGTGATCGTCCGCGAGGCCGCCATCGCTTCGCCGGACTCGTTCCGTGACGTCGTCCAGTTCTGCTCCGGACCGTACGGCTGGCCCTACCGCAAGGTCACCGAGCTCACGATCCTGCACGACACCGGCGGGAACCTCCGCCAGCTGTTCGACTCGACGAACCCGCTCTGGGCCTACCGCCCCGACGAGGAGCTCCCCGACGACCCGCGCTTCGTCCGCGACCGGTTCGACGCACACGACCCCGCGAGCGTCGTCGCCGGTGGCCACATCCTCGAGGACCACACCGACGCCTCCGCCGAGCTCCGCGCGACCGGCCTCCCGGTGCTCGTGACCCACGGCGAGTGGGACGGTGCCTGGCCGATCCCGTGGCAGCGGCAGATGGCGGAGGACACCGGCGCCGCCTACGAGGTCATCCCCGAGAGCTACCACGGCCCGCAGGTCGAGAACCCGGCGGCGACGCTCGCCGTCTTCGACCGCTTCCTGAGCACGCACTGA